The Micromonospora siamensis genome contains the following window.
GGTCAACCCCTCACGCGCCCTGGTTGTCACCCTCAGTGAGGATGTGACTACCGGTGGTCTTTCCGCGCCGGTCTCCGCGCCTCCCGCGCCCCGCCGGCCGAGCCGGCTGCGCGCCGTCCCGCCGGCCGACCGTCGGTCCCGTCGACGGAACCAGCCGCCGCGCCGGCCGCACACGCCCGCCGTCTACCGCCGGCGCCGGGTGCTGGCCGCCCTGCTGCTGCTCAACTTCGTCGAGCTGATCGGCGTGGTCGCGGTCAGTCCCGGATTCTGGATCGGCTTCTCGGTCACCGTGGCCCTGCTCGGCGTCTACGTCGTCCACCTGCGCGGCCGGGCCCTCGCCGAGCGCCGTCGTCGCCGGGCCCAGGCCCGGGAGGCCGCCTGGCTGGCCGCCCGGCAGGCCGAGGTCCGCCGCGAGCAGGCCCGCCGTGCCGCCGCCCGCCGGGAGGCGCAGCGCCGGCTGGCCGCCCAGCGGGAGGCGGTCCGGCGTACGGCGATGGGGCTGGACCGGCCCACGGACCTGCCGGCGGCGGCGAACGGCGGCTCGGTGTCCTACCGGCGGGCCGGCGGGCTGCGCGGGCGGCCCTACTCGTCCGGCCGTGGCACCCACTCCGCCTGACGCCTCATCCGCCGTCCGCGACGCCCGACCCTGCCGCACGTGGCGTGGCCGAGACCCCGGGACTGCCCGACTTGCCGCGGGTGGGGCGGGGTGATTCGCACCGGGGGCGCGCGGTCTGTTAGCCTTGTCGCCGGCCCGCCTGGTGCAGCCAGGTGGGACCAAAACCGGGGGTTGTGGCGCAGTCCGGTAGCGCACCTCGTTCGCATCGAGGGGGTCAGGGGTTCGAATCCCCTCAACTCCACCCGAGGTCAAAGGCCGTCTCCGCTCAGCGGAGACGGCCTTTCCCATGTCCCACCGGCAGCAGAACCGCCGGCCCTGGTCACCCCAGTTCGGCGAGGCGTTTGATCCCGTCCAGGGTGTCCTGGATGCCGGAGCGCAGTTCGGCGAGCCGGTGCCGGACGATCGCCTCCTCGCGCTCCGGCGAGCGGTCGATCGCCAGGCTGAGGCCCGACCGGCCCGGACCGATCCGTACGCCGTGGCGGAGCCGGGTGCCGCCGGCGTCCGGGGTCAGGTCGAACCGCCAGGTGGCCGCCGGGTTCGCCGGGTCGGGCGGGCCACCACCGAACCGGCCGTCCGCGTCCACCACCGCCCAGGCCAGGGCGCTCGGGACAGTCAGCTCGACGACGTACGAGATGGTTCGCCACTCGCCCAGGAAGGGGTGGTGGTTGTGTCCCTCGAAGCGGGTGCCCTGAGTCAGCGGGACGGTGTCGTCCAGCGGTCGTACGCGTCGCAGTTCCGGACTGAACCGGGCGGGCAGTTGGATGTCACACACCAGGTCCCACACCCGGTCCCGGTCCGCCTCGATGTGGACCTCGCACTCGGCGGTGGGGTGGTCCGCGTAGCGCACGTCGTTCTCCTTTTCGGTAGGGGCGGCAGGAGCCGCCGTCAGCCCCGCCCCGGCCCGAGGAGCCGCCGGGCGGAGAGTTGCTCGTAGAACATGTCGTGCGCGGGCGTGGGGACCCCGGTGGCGGCGCCCGACCGGACGACCGCCCCGGTCCACGCCTCCAACTCGGACGGTCGGCCCGCCAGGATGTCCCGTTGCAACGAGGAACGGCCCTGCTCCGGCTGCTGGTCGACGAAGTCCAGCGTGGTCCCCACGATGTCGTCCGGGAGCGCGACGCCGCGGGCCCGGGCCACGGCGTGGATCTCCCGCATCAGCGTGGTGAGCAGCTCGCGGGTGTCGGGCCGGGAGCGCAGCTCGCCGATGGTGGCGTCGGTCGCCGCGCCCAGCGTGCCGAACGGCACCACGAACAGGAACTTCGACCACAGCTCGACCCAGATGTCGGGCGGCACGTCCACCGGCACCCCCGCCCGGTCGAGGGCGCGGCGGATGCGCTCCACCCGTGGGCTGCGCCGGTTGTCCCACTCGCCGTACGTCAGCAGGCCCGGCCCGCCGACGTGCCGCACGTGGCCGGGAGCCTCGACGTTCGCGAAGACCTTCGCGGTGCCGGGCAGCACCGCCTCCCGGCCGAACCGCTCCGCCACCCGCTCCGGCGTGTCGATGCCGTTCTGCGTGGTCAGGATCGCCGTCCCGGAGCCGACCAGGGGGTCGAGCCGGTCGACGAGCGCGTCCAGCTGCCAGGTCTTCACCGCGAGGAGCACGAGATCCGCCACCCCGAGGTCGCCCGGGTCGTCGGAGGCCGGCACCGGCGGGAGTACGACGTCGCCGGCCGGGCCGTGCACCGTGAGGCCCTGCCCGCGCAGCGCCTCCAGGTGCGCGCCGCGGGCCAGGAAGCCGACCTCGTGGCCGGCCGCGGCCAACCTGCCACCGAAGTATCCGCCGATGCCTCCGGCGCCCACCACCGTCACCCGCAGAGCCATGCCCTGACCCTAGGCAGCGGGCCCCGACCCTGCGGTCCGGCGGACCTGGGTGGTTCGTCACAGTCACGGACCGGTCGATCAGGCCTCCTCACGGCGCTGCTGCGGCACCACCTTCGGCTCGTCCGAGGTTGCGGGCCGGCCCGCCGGAGTGTCACCGGGAGCACGCAAAGCCGCCGCGAGGCCGCCTCCCGGACCTGGACACGACCCTGTTCCGATCAAGGCGGAACTGCGCCACACTGGGTCTGGAACCGCCCTGACCAGCAGATACGTCGGCCGGTGACCCCGCGCAGCGTCGCGCCTTCACGCACCAGTCCAGTGATCCAGGTGGTGGCAGATGCCAACTCTCCGCGCGGTCCTCCCGACATCCGGCCGGCACGACCTCAACCGGAAACTGATGCTGCTGGTCGCCGGGATCTTCGGCGGTGGTGTCCTGCTGCTCGCCGGGTACGCCTGGCAGCAGCGCTCCGCCACGGTCTTCGCGGTCGGCGCGCTGGTGGCGCTCGCGGCCAGCGCGGTGGGCGTACTGGCGGGGTTCCTGTTCGGACTGCCCCGCTACGTCCCGGCCGCCGGGGCGGCCACGGTCGTCGAGCTGCGCGCCGGGACGTACACCCCGGGCAACAACCTGGAGCAGGTGGCCGACTGGCTCACCAAGCTGCTGCTCGGCGCGGGCCTGACCCAGCTCGGCCGGTTCGGCGGGTGGTTCGGCGCGTTCACCACGGCGCTGGGGGCCGCGCTGGTCGGGCCGGACGGGTCGGATCCGGCCCGGGCCCGGGTGCTCGCCGGCAGCGTGATCGTGCTCTATCC
Protein-coding sequences here:
- a CDS encoding 2-dehydropantoate 2-reductase translates to MALRVTVVGAGGIGGYFGGRLAAAGHEVGFLARGAHLEALRGQGLTVHGPAGDVVLPPVPASDDPGDLGVADLVLLAVKTWQLDALVDRLDPLVGSGTAILTTQNGIDTPERVAERFGREAVLPGTAKVFANVEAPGHVRHVGGPGLLTYGEWDNRRSPRVERIRRALDRAGVPVDVPPDIWVELWSKFLFVVPFGTLGAATDATIGELRSRPDTRELLTTLMREIHAVARARGVALPDDIVGTTLDFVDQQPEQGRSSLQRDILAGRPSELEAWTGAVVRSGAATGVPTPAHDMFYEQLSARRLLGPGRG
- a CDS encoding SRPBCC family protein gives rise to the protein MRYADHPTAECEVHIEADRDRVWDLVCDIQLPARFSPELRRVRPLDDTVPLTQGTRFEGHNHHPFLGEWRTISYVVELTVPSALAWAVVDADGRFGGGPPDPANPAATWRFDLTPDAGGTRLRHGVRIGPGRSGLSLAIDRSPEREEAIVRHRLAELRSGIQDTLDGIKRLAELG
- the sepX gene encoding divisome protein SepX/GlpR, whose protein sequence is MRVPTSVLLAVLAAAGLLALAPALVRRYDATERLVAERAQSTARVLQRRRRRRTVPGRRPVNPSRALVVTLSEDVTTGGLSAPVSAPPAPRRPSRLRAVPPADRRSRRRNQPPRRPHTPAVYRRRRVLAALLLLNFVELIGVVAVSPGFWIGFSVTVALLGVYVVHLRGRALAERRRRRAQAREAAWLAARQAEVRREQARRAAARREAQRRLAAQREAVRRTAMGLDRPTDLPAAANGGSVSYRRAGGLRGRPYSSGRGTHSA